A region of Ictidomys tridecemlineatus isolate mIctTri1 chromosome 4, mIctTri1.hap1, whole genome shotgun sequence DNA encodes the following proteins:
- the Gramd1b gene encoding protein Aster-B isoform X19 produces the protein MPAANMMENLQLPALQVPEPQGAQESSPVWSSSSTPTLRRRRFKMRRMKNVQEQSLEAGLAQDLPVVLAPGKEFLQLPSIEITPSSDEDTPWSNCSTPSASPRRKRFLLRKWLRVRERKECSESRVPKISL, from the coding sequence ATGCCGGCGGCCAACATGATGGAGAACCTGCAGTTGCCCGCCCTGCAGGTGCCCGAGCCGCAGGGCGCGCAGGAGAGCAGCCCGGTCTGGTCCAGCTCATCTACCCCCACGCTCCGCCGCCGGCGCTTCAAGATGCGCCGGATGAAGAACGTGcaggagcagagcctggaggCCGGGTTAGCGCAGGACCTGCCTGTCGTCTTGGCTCCTGGTAAGGAGTTCCTGCAGCTGCCGTCCATCGAGATTACGCCCTCCAGCGACGAGGACACCCCGTGGTCCAACTGCTCCACACCCAGCGCTTCCCCGCGCCGAAAGCGCTTCCTTCTCCGCAAGTGGCTGAGGGTGAGGGAGCGGAAGGAGTGCAGTGAAAGCAG